The Felis catus isolate Fca126 chromosome B2, F.catus_Fca126_mat1.0, whole genome shotgun sequence region CCAGCCTAGGGTAATGCACACACTTCATTCTTCTTTGGGGCTGTTCTTCTAAGGAAGGAAAATGGCTTTGGGAAGGCTGGTTCCAAtgtcctcccctctgccctctgttAGTCCTTTCTCGTATCTAGCTTCAATTCTTACCCTAGTCCATCTCTGTTCAGTTGGGTCAGGCGTCTGAAGGCTGGCTCCTGTCTTAACCCGTTACCACCCAACTGGGAGTAAGGATCTTCCCTAGGGTTCCAAGGCTCaatttcctctccccaccctctgccccaggaACTTGCGGGAACCAAGGATGGGGAGGGATGTTGGCTGAACCGCTGGCGCCCCCTCCACGATGAAGGGACAGAGAAGTGTTGCTGCACAGATCTTCCCAGGATGGGGCGGGAGGAAGGGGTGCGGTGagcagggctgggagtggggaaggggtgcagGAAGCCCCTGTTGCTTCTCCTCTTTGGGGGGTGGTTATTAGGTAGGCTTGCGGAAGGCGGAGTttggggggccgggggcggggctccTGCGCTGGAAGGAAGAGGGGGGGCGCGCTGGCTCCAGCTCGGCTCAGACAAAAGGCGGCGGCGGGAGCGGGCGGGAGGCGGAGCGGCGCCGCGAGGGCCTCAAGGTGAcacccgcccccggccccggcccccccggcccggccccccagcccgcctccccacccccagcccctagACCCCTACCCTCCGGTGCCCtttccaggccccctccccccggcggggggtggggagcagcgagggccccgccccctcccgccccctccccagggcccgCGCAGGATGCCCTCGGCCCCCGACAGCCCCCCGGGAAGCCCTGAGCTCGACGCACCCCCTCTACGCCATGTCCCCCCCTGGCTCGGCCGCGGGAGAGagcgccggcggcggcggcggcggtggcggcccCGGGGTCCCGGAGGAGcccacggcggcggcggcggcggacgAGGGCCCCGCCCGAGAGGAGGTGAGAACAGGCGGCGCCCCTTCCCCGGGCGCGGCCGTAGCCTGGTCCCCCATCCCCCGCCGCGCGCGGCCCCCGCCGGTTCCGCCGCAGCGCGGCCGGCGCCCCGCACCCCGAGCCGGCCGCCGCAGCCGCAGTCCCGCGCCGATGCCCCCACCGGTGGCCGGAGCTGTCCGCGGTGGCGGGGAAGGGGCTGCGCCGGGGGCGGGGCTCGGGGGTcccgggcagggggaggggcctaGGGGCGGAGCCTCGCGGACCCCGGGCGGAATGGGGTGGGGACGGTGGCAGGATTCCTGTTTCGCGAAGGGGATGCAATCTTGAACGCAAGGAAGGGCGACTTGTAGGGGCTacagaggcagaagaggaaatGGTGGTGGTACCTGAGCTGTGGTCCTAAGAAGGTCAAATGTGTACAGAGGCGATTACCCCCGGGGTCACTGGGAGTGAGTGCACCTCTCTCCCAACGTCCCTGCAGCTCCCTCAttcctgggtggggggaggccctGAGTCCAGGAATCCTTCAGAGTGTTGGAAATAAGCATCTCCCTAGTTGGAGCCCTACTCTTCAATCCTCTGAACCTGGAGACAAAGAGACTGAGGAAGGTACCAGTAgcactgctcccctcccccccctccccccaggcacactcgtgcacacacatatatacacactgcaCTTGAGCAGAAGCACATGGGACGGGGCAGACCTGCAGGTAGAGACCCTTTCAGATGTGCTGTTAGTGGGATACACTCAGGTGGACACACAAAGGTGCACATATGTACACACCCCAAGGACAAGGCTCCCAGAAAGGTACCCTGTACCCTAATCTTGTTTGTATACGCTGTGTGCTATTTCCTAGCCCACCTACCTATCTGCACTTCCAGATCTTTCCTCTCATTTCACACCAGGCCCAGGGACTGCTGCCTGTTACTGTGCCCTTCCTTtccaccctcttctcccttcccgtGGCTAGCCTCCAGGTTAGGCCTGGGGAATTGGAGGAAATCAGGATCTAGTAGGAgggtgtgtgtggcgggggggggggggggttcctaaAGCTAGACAGCAGGGAGGAGGAGTTGAAAGCACAGCCCACCACCAGAATTCCAACTCCATTCTCATCTGTTAAGTGGCTGCTGCGTGCTGGGTGCCACGGTCGGCACCCAGGATGCAGAGACGGAGACCCTGCCCTCAGGAGCACTCAGTCTAGACACGTAAACAACTCATTGGGGCAACCATGGGACAGAGTGGGCCAAGTGCTTCAAGAGGCCCCCAGAGAGCCAGCCCCAAGAATCATTTTCTTTTGACAAATGGCTGGGCTGCAAACCTCTTCCTCCCTACTCCCCACCCAGTCCCACATCCCCTTTCCCCAGCCACTTGCCTCGGCCCTTCTGGATATCTCCTCCTGGACTGCCTTCTACTCAGAGATGCcagtcctctccctcccctctgagaACAGGAAAAGGATGTGAGGGTCCAGGAAGGGGACTCACAGGGGGCCTAGGGTTCAGAACGTGGGGAAGGAGTCAGAACTGAGGgtttcctgccccctcccaaaGGAGGTATGAGACTAATTGTCTGTGAGGGACAGGGAAGTGGATGGGTCAAAGAGGACTGGCTCTTCCAGAACCTAGGACTCAAAGAACCTGGAAGAAGCGAGGGCCTCACCTGTTAAGCGGGAAAGTGATGTCAGTGGGTCCCTCCCCACTTTCCTGGAACACCTGGAAGGAGTCCTGGCTGGGGACCTGCCTTCCCTGATGCCTATCTGTCCTCCCTTGTCTTCCCCATCCACGCCTTCTCCTGTTTCACTGCCACCTTTATGTCTGTCTTTGGACTGTGTTTTTCTGGGTACCATCCTATCCATCTGTGTCTTCTCTGCCACCTGGGCCTCCTCCTTCCGTCTCTGGCTGTGATCCCTCGCTGCCTTTTGGGGTGTCTCTCTCTACACTTCCCTGCATTGGCATTTTGTTCTCACTTCCTGTCCCCATGGCTCACTCTGggtcatttctgcttttatctttggTCCTCGGCTCCCATCTTGGTCTTACCTTTTCTTGCCACGTCCCTGTCATCTCTGATGCTGGCTTCCACCCCTCCATCCATCTCTGTGCTGGGTCCTACCACTCTGTCTCACTCCCTGTTCACCTTGGACCTTCCCCTGACCATCTGAGCAGCAGCGTCCCATCCAGCCCTCTTTCACCAAGTCCCTCTGCCGTGAGTCCCACTGGAAGTGCCTGCTGCTCTCGCTGCTCATGTACGGCTGTCTGGGGGCCGTGGCCTGGTGCCACGTAACCACGGTGACCCGCCTCACCTTCAGCAGCGCCTACCAGGGCAACAGCCTCATGTACCACGACAGCCCCTGCTCCAACGGCTATGTCTACATCCCCCTGgccttcctgctcatgctgtaCGCCGTCTACCTGGTGGAGTGTTGGCATTGCCAAGCCCGCCACGAGCTGCAGCACCGTGTTGATGTGAGCAGCGTGCGGGAGCGTGTGGGCCGCATGCAGCAGGCCACGCCCTGTATCTGGTGGAAGGCCATCAGCTACCACTATGTCCGCCGCACCCGCCAGGTCACCCGATACCGCAATGGAGACGCCTACACCACCACCCaggtgaggggctggaggggagcgCAGGCCagtccagaggggaggggggtgctgggaCCCTGACTGACTGTCCCCAGGGGGAGGAGCACAGGCAGCAGTGAGCTGCAATAGcaaccataataataataacggcAAACACTAGCAGCAAGGCTCTGCCCTACATACATTACAAATACCAGATTGATTTATTTAACCCTCCTAAcagccctatgaggtaggtaaCTACTAcccgcattttacagatgaggagagtgAGACTTGGAGAGGTTAGTACCTTGCCAAAGTACAAACAGTatgtggtggagctgggatttgaacccaggcagtctggctccaaggTCTATACCGCTTAGTGCTTAATGGTTGGAGATGGCCTCACAGGCGCTGTCCCGCGGCATACTCTCACCCATTCAGTGAGGTGGCTGCTACCAGGGCCTCTTTCACAGGGAAGGAATCCTAAACTCaatgacctgcccaaggtctGCAGCTTCTTAGCGGTAGTGCTAGATTTAAGCCAGGGGCCCTTTGCCAAGTCCAAGGCTCCCAGAGGTGGGAGTCTGCTGGCAAAAAGGTGGAGGTAGGCATGGGAGGCCTCGTGGAGAGGTGGAGTGGGGGCCAATTAGCACTTACTGGACCCTCCAGGATTAGGCATTATTCCAGCCCTGGAGGAAGAGGTTTTCTCAGATAAGGGTGACCCCTGTCTCAGTTTTGGGATGGGTAAACAGAAACCCGGGGCCTGTGAGAATCAGGAAGGGGGCTGGGTGACAGCTAAGGAGGGAACAGGGAGCCCCGAGACAAAGCCGGTTCCGGCCATTAGGGACCACATCTGTAAACAGGAAGGGCAGGCCATTTGGGGCCATGAGGGGGCAGCGGGGGACATGGGAGACGGCAAAACGGTTAGGCAAGCCCGAGGGGCAGTTCGCGGCCAGCGCCTGACCCCGTGACGAAGCAGAGCTTAAGTCAAACTAGAATACACCCGCAGGTCTGAGCTCCGGCCCGTCGTCCTCTCTAGTTGAGTACGTTGAGGGCCTGCGCTGCTCCATAAAGCAGATGATAAGATCCTACCCGGCTCCAAGCGGGCTCGAAGGCAGGGCAGGCTTAGGGTGTGAGCAGGCAGCAAGAGCGGCGATGGGGCGGACGAGGGTGAGCCGACAGAGGCGACTCCCGCCGCCCTCCCCGGCGCCGCAGGTCTACCATGAGCGCGTCAACACTCACGTGGCGGAGGCCGAGTTCGACTACGCGCGCTGCGGCGTCCGCGACGTGTCCAAGGCGCTGGTGGGGCTGGAGGGCGCGCCGGCCACGCGCCTGCGCTTCACCAAGTGCTTCAGCTTCGCCAGCGTGGAGGCCGAGAACGCGTACCTGTGCCAGCGCGCGCGCTTCTTCGCCGAGAACGAGGGCCTGGACGACTACATGGAGGCGCGCGAGGGCATGCACCTCAAGAACGTGGACTTCCGCGAGTTCATGGTGGCCTTCCCGGACCCGGCCCGGCCGCCGTGGTACGCCTGCTCGTCCGCCTTCTGGGCCGCGGCGCTGCTCACGCTGTCGTGGCCGCTGCGCGTGCTGGCCGAGTACCGCACGGCCTACGCGCACTACCACGTGGAGAAGCTCTTCGGCCTGGAAGGTCCCGGCTCGGCGAGCAGCGCGGGCGGCGGCCTGAGCCCCAGCGACGAGCTGCTGCCGCCGCTCACGCACCGCCTGCCGCGGGTCAACACGGTGGACAGCACGGAGCTCGAGTGGCACATCCGCTCCAACCAGCAGCTGGTGCCCAGCTACTCGGAGGCGGTGCTCATGGACCTGGCGGCGCTGGGGGCGCGCTGCgcgggggcggcgggcggcggctaCGCGCCCACGTGCCGCTACGGCGGGGTGGGCGGCCCGGGCGCGGCGGGCGTGGCCCCGTACCGGCGCAGCTGCGAGCACTGCCAGCGCGCCGTCAGCAGCTCGTCCATCTTCTCGCGAAGCGCGCTCAGCATCTGCGCCAGCCCGCGGGCCGGGCCCGGGCCCGGAGGCGGGGCGGGCTGCGGGGGCAGCCGCTTCTCGCTCGGCCGCCTCTACGGCTCCCGGCGCAGCTGCCTGTGGCGCAGCCGGAGCGGGAGCGTCAACGAGGCGAGCTGCCCCACCGAGCAGACGCGGCTGTCGAGCCAGGCCAGCATGGGGGACGACGAGGACGACGACGAGGAGGAGGCCGGGCCGCCGCCGCCCTACCACGACGCCCTCTACTTCCCGGTCCTCATCGTGCACCGGCAGGAGGGGTGTCTGGGCCACAGCCACCGGCCGCTGCACCGCCACGGCTCCTGCGTAGAGACCTCACTGTGACCTCCGGCCCCGGGCAGCCCGtcgccctccctcctgcccctcgcGGGACTGAGCTTCTTGCGTGTAGCAGGGGGGTCATGATGGTGACCGAGGCTGTGCTGGGCACGGCGCGGGGAGCGGGGAGGCGACGGTGCGCGGGACAGAACCCATGGGGTCCGGATCCCCCGCCTTCCCTGTACATAAAGAGACCGATGGGTGGGAGcggatcgggggggggggggggggctccggaGAATCCCGGCCCGGTCGGCTCTTCCAGCCCCGTCCCTGTCCTAGGGGGACACCTCCCCGCCCTACACGCACACTCGAGATTTCCCGTCCAGCCTTTCAACGGATCTTCTGACTGTTAGTGGAGGCCGTGCTGTGGCACCGCGTGGGGCCCGTCTCCAGTGTGAGGCCCCTCGCTGTGCAGCTGGGGAGGTTTAGAGGCGTGGGGAAGGGAAATTGGGGCTTTCCTTCCATCGCTGCCCGGCCCCACCAGGGCCTCTCTCTACTGAGGTCGCCGTGGTTTGGTGAACAGCGGGGCTGGCTTCCAACCAGCTAATGAATTCAGTGGGTCTGAAGCCGGGGCCAGATGTCAGCCCCGATGCTCCATCTCAAAACCGTGCAAATGTTGCTATCCTCTTCTTGGCGCTGGCCCCAACCATCGGGGTTTcctttctgccactcccttcaCTGCTGTTTATCTCGCTGGGCCCCTGGAGTGTGGGTCCTGGAGGGACTGTGCTCACACTGCACACgtcactccccccgcccccctccggcTCTCTGGCCCTAAAGAGCACTTgcccagagaggagggaggcataATGTGGAGGGCATGTACCTCAGTCCTTTCTCTAAACTCTGCAGCCCCCTGGCAGCAGCAGCCTCCTCACCTGGGTTCTGAGAGGGCTCTCCCTTCagttgggggggttggggggtgggataCCCTCCCCCTAGGCGCGTTCATTAAAGCTGGCCAACGTGTGTGGGTGGGAAGAGTGGGAGACAGACCTGGGTGACAAACTCTCGAAGCAGGTGGGATTCAAAGAGGAGAGGGCAGTGGAGGGAGACTGAAAGGGGTGTCTGGGGCAACTCTTGCTTCCccagacttggggggggggtgcaaaggGTGGTTGTCCCCACACATTACCTCTGTAGGACTGAGGATGTCCTCACAAGCCCCAGCTGGAGAAATGAACTCAAATCCAGTGGCAGGGTCAGAGGCAGGAATTCTCTAAATCTTGCCCAacccctctgtcctcccctaTCCCATGAGCTGAAGCCCTGCAGTGGGGCCCAGAGGGGCATCCTGCCACCACCCAAGGGCGCTGGCCCCACGTCCTGTTCCCCTAAAGCTGTGACACCTCCTCTCCGCCACCACTCCCTCCCTGATGTGCTTCTGTGTGCATGTCTGCGTACAACCCCCTGCCCTCCCAACTCTCCTGCCAAAGTTTTCCCAGCAGACTTAGTGCCCAGGGATTGAGGTCACATTTCAGGCTGGAGAGGATAACCCTTGGGCGGCCGCCATCACTCACCCCTGATGCTCCTCGCTTTGCCCGAGCCATCAGAGCTCCTCCGTCCCCTCCTTCAGCCTCTGCCACCTTCCTCCAGCCTAGCCAGGCCTACACCTGCCAAGGACATGGCCTCCACCTATGCAACATCTCCTCTGGCTCCCCCTGTCCCCTTCCCTGGGGGACTTGGGAGGTACAGATTGTGGGGACACCACGGCCCGTGGCCCACTGGGGTTGAGCTTTACTTTGCTGTAGCGACGGCTGagtgggaagacagaggaggcaggagaTGGGGAGGCTTGGGCAGGAGGGAACAGCTGTCCGCTAGGTTTCCCTGGGCAGCAGGGGCCACCTGCCTGCCAGCACTGAACCTGCCTGGGCCCTGAGTCTGTGCTCCTCGGGGGCCTGGAGGTTGGAGCACCCCTCTTTGCCCTGAACAGACATCTGTGAGGTACAGGTGGTGGGAGCTGTGGCCGCAGGCCCCAGTCCTTGGCACCTGGATGTCATACCCTTGGGCGGCCTGGCCGCTTCTCGGCTCCTTCTCCCTCAGGCCTGTTcctgagacagagcctgagcttgggggggaggggcggggggcactattattaatttttgcctGTATTGACCATTTCTGCCTAGGTCTTCTTACGCAGACAGCCTCACCTCCCACACACGCACAGACTTAGAGAGAAGCCAATTCTTTGGTCTATTTTCTTGGTAGCTTTATTGATTGCCAGGGAAAACGAAAACCAGAAAATTAATTAATCTCTAAAATTAAACTTTACACTGAATGTTCTTGTTTCTCTAATTAGAACCTCTGCTAGCAGCTGTggctatgtacacacacacacacacacacacgctcacactcacacacaccctcacatCTACACGTGTGCACTCCAGAACTGTCAGAGGGTGTCAGGCACAAACAGACTCTAGGTTGCCCAGACAGGCACACAAGTGCAGTCACTCCCAAGCCCCCTGTGGTGCTCGGCTTGGCGCCTGCTTGGTGGAAGGAGTCCTTGGAGCGCGCAGGCACCCCTAGGCTGTGGCTGCAGCCCATGGCCCACCCTTTGGAAAAGACCACGAGGCTGGAGGCTCTGGGCCCCTCGGCGGGAGGAGGATGGGAGATGGGGGCTCAGCCTGACTCTCTCAGGTTCTCTGGTGGCCCCGTGGGTCAACATGACTCCTGTGGGCAGCCATGGAGCGTCGCAGACTCGTGGAGGGCACCCGGAAGGCTCCATACGTGCGCGG contains the following coding sequences:
- the TMEM151B gene encoding transmembrane protein 151B: MSPPGSAAGESAGGGGGGGGPGVPEEPTAAAAADEGPAREEQRPIQPSFTKSLCRESHWKCLLLSLLMYGCLGAVAWCHVTTVTRLTFSSAYQGNSLMYHDSPCSNGYVYIPLAFLLMLYAVYLVECWHCQARHELQHRVDVSSVRERVGRMQQATPCIWWKAISYHYVRRTRQVTRYRNGDAYTTTQVYHERVNTHVAEAEFDYARCGVRDVSKALVGLEGAPATRLRFTKCFSFASVEAENAYLCQRARFFAENEGLDDYMEAREGMHLKNVDFREFMVAFPDPARPPWYACSSAFWAAALLTLSWPLRVLAEYRTAYAHYHVEKLFGLEGPGSASSAGGGLSPSDELLPPLTHRLPRVNTVDSTELEWHIRSNQQLVPSYSEAVLMDLAALGARCAGAAGGGYAPTCRYGGVGGPGAAGVAPYRRSCEHCQRAVSSSSIFSRSALSICASPRAGPGPGGGAGCGGSRFSLGRLYGSRRSCLWRSRSGSVNEASCPTEQTRLSSQASMGDDEDDDEEEAGPPPPYHDALYFPVLIVHRQEGCLGHSHRPLHRHGSCVETSL